From Myxococcus xanthus, one genomic window encodes:
- a CDS encoding NADP-dependent oxidoreductase, which yields MSTTSNRQWVLKTRPREAVSEDCFEWREGPVPTPGPGEALVRVTWLAIEPTQRTWLNANATYIQPVALGEVMRGAGVGLVIASRTERLAVGDWVAGLTGWQDYVLTGDAGLFGLNKVPDGVAPKAMLNLYGASGLTAYFGITEVGRVAPGETVLVSAAAGSVGSIAGQVARLRGCRVIGIAGGPHKAEWVTRTARFDACIDYKSEDIRARLRALAPQGVDVVFDNVGGHVLEAALDHLARGARVVLSGSVASGYKDGDYGTAPRNYMQLGFKRARMEGFIFLDYVSRFPEAFRELAAWDAQGALHCAESIAEGLEQAPSALRGLFEGRNVGKQLVRVTSIP from the coding sequence ATGAGCACGACGTCCAATCGTCAGTGGGTGCTGAAGACCCGTCCCCGGGAAGCGGTGTCCGAAGACTGCTTCGAGTGGCGCGAGGGGCCCGTGCCGACGCCAGGCCCGGGTGAGGCGCTGGTCCGCGTCACCTGGCTCGCCATCGAGCCCACCCAGCGCACCTGGCTCAATGCAAATGCGACGTACATCCAGCCCGTCGCGCTCGGTGAGGTGATGCGGGGCGCAGGCGTGGGCCTGGTCATCGCGTCCCGAACCGAGCGGCTGGCGGTGGGTGACTGGGTGGCCGGGCTCACCGGTTGGCAGGACTATGTACTGACCGGCGACGCGGGGCTCTTCGGCCTCAACAAGGTACCGGACGGCGTCGCTCCGAAGGCGATGCTGAACCTCTATGGCGCGAGCGGGCTGACGGCGTACTTCGGCATCACCGAGGTGGGCCGCGTTGCGCCGGGAGAGACAGTTCTGGTGTCCGCCGCCGCGGGCAGCGTGGGCTCCATCGCGGGGCAGGTGGCCCGGCTCCGGGGCTGCCGTGTCATTGGCATCGCGGGAGGGCCGCACAAGGCCGAATGGGTCACCCGCACCGCGCGCTTCGATGCCTGCATCGACTACAAGTCTGAAGACATCCGGGCGCGGCTTCGCGCCCTGGCGCCTCAAGGCGTGGACGTCGTCTTCGACAACGTGGGGGGCCACGTCCTGGAAGCCGCGCTGGACCACCTCGCCCGAGGCGCGCGGGTGGTGCTCTCCGGCAGCGTGGCCTCGGGATACAAGGACGGTGACTACGGCACCGCGCCGCGCAACTACATGCAGCTCGGCTTCAAGCGAGCGCGGATGGAGGGCTTCATCTTCCTCGACTACGTCTCGCGCTTTCCTGAGGCTTTTCGCGAGCTGGCGGCTTGGGACGCCCAGGGCGCGCTCCATTGCGCGGAGTCCATCGCGGAAGGCTTGGAGCAGGCCCCCTCTGCCCTGCGAGGACTCTTCGAAGGCCGCAACGTGGGCAAGCAGCTCGTGCGCGTCACCTCAATCCCCTGA
- a CDS encoding NAD(P)-dependent oxidoreductase, with protein sequence MRDGRASRFGVTVQPGVQTRLHMHPIRSAKMAVVGCGLMGSALARAFASAGHDVAVWNRTPGKASAVGGGTRAFDSLVEAVSGRELVVVSLSNYAAAAEVLSERGVAAALTGTTLVQLTSGSPADAREGLAWAQAHGVDYLDAAILAYPSFVATEYATVYYAGARGIFDRHVETLQAIAKNSVYVDEKIGAAATLDCAILEAYYGGSLAFLHAAAMCKAEGLDPKALFAQKNSFLGLISVTADAAQDMIEKNGFSGDQCSLNTHVAAIEHIVRLSQDARISARFPKELLDNYKRAVSAGLGDQELPAVFRTLTQD encoded by the coding sequence CTGAGGGATGGGCGGGCTTCACGTTTCGGGGTTACCGTACAACCTGGAGTCCAAACGAGGTTGCACATGCACCCGATTCGTTCAGCGAAGATGGCGGTGGTGGGTTGTGGTCTCATGGGAAGCGCACTGGCGCGAGCCTTCGCCTCGGCGGGCCACGACGTCGCGGTCTGGAACAGGACTCCCGGCAAGGCTTCCGCTGTCGGTGGTGGCACCCGTGCCTTCGACAGCCTCGTCGAGGCCGTATCGGGACGCGAGCTCGTCGTCGTCTCCCTCTCCAACTACGCTGCCGCCGCCGAGGTGCTCTCGGAGAGGGGCGTCGCGGCGGCACTGACTGGAACGACGCTCGTTCAGCTCACCAGTGGCTCACCCGCGGACGCGCGCGAGGGGCTGGCGTGGGCCCAGGCCCACGGCGTGGACTACCTGGATGCCGCGATCCTCGCCTACCCGAGTTTCGTCGCCACCGAGTACGCGACCGTCTATTACGCAGGGGCGCGCGGCATCTTCGACCGGCACGTCGAGACCCTCCAGGCGATTGCCAAGAACTCCGTGTACGTCGACGAGAAGATTGGCGCTGCCGCGACGCTCGACTGCGCGATTCTCGAGGCCTATTACGGCGGCTCCCTGGCGTTCCTGCACGCGGCGGCCATGTGCAAGGCGGAAGGCCTGGACCCGAAGGCTCTCTTCGCCCAGAAGAACTCCTTCCTCGGCCTGATTTCCGTCACCGCCGACGCCGCGCAGGACATGATTGAGAAGAATGGCTTCTCAGGCGACCAGTGCAGTCTCAACACCCACGTCGCCGCAATCGAACACATCGTCCGGCTGAGCCAGGACGCCCGCATCAGCGCACGCTTCCCTAAGGAGCTGCTCGACAACTACAAGCGAGCCGTCAGTGCGGGACTGGGGGACCAGGAACTGCCGGCCGTGTTCCGGACCCTGACTCAAGACTGA
- a CDS encoding serine/threonine-protein kinase gives MTGEVLAGRYRLERELGRGGMATVFLATDVRLSRPVALKRMHPGGGTGRAERFRREAELAASLHHPNVLEVHDYGEDEAHGPFLVCEWVRGEDLRALAGRLSPAPPEAVMVLGWELARALAAAHARGIVHRDVKPDNVLVAEGGPLKLADFGLAALEDQERLTSTGAVTGSLPYMAPERIDTGAYSPASDVYAVGVILFELCSGTTPHAGKGAAHLAASVMTKDAPPLTEVVPGTPAPLSALVARCLAKDARDRPRDGAALALALEELLQREVGPPADVAREFLGDPVARANRWRRARFERLLEEGRGLLARGEGARAAKVLNAALSLEPTSAEVVALLRQRPRRSAWRAGAVGAGLVLCATAGWWMRPDQRVEDVTTPRGAEPSSGQASPRTASVDGASTGERLHAPTPPGQERPASGTAPGMLDASREPAPSAESDTTNLAGALVPTERAADGAKAKPARPSVSTGRSGGMDSAKRAVSPLPTGHSAGAEPTGAARPLVPAPGPDVETTLPARPALLKVTARPWAEVFVNGESHGYTPRVRELSLSAGTYRLRFVNPLCDEVEQEVTLAPGETVTRDVVLSPRKAEVLIHAPAGARLFVDGREVGIAPLPAPVVVEHGRHTVTARRAGEPPLVREVDVVAGRRLEVALDVTP, from the coding sequence ATGACGGGTGAAGTGCTTGCGGGCCGCTACCGACTCGAGCGGGAGTTGGGGCGTGGGGGAATGGCCACGGTCTTCCTGGCCACGGACGTGCGGCTGTCGCGCCCGGTAGCGCTGAAGCGGATGCACCCAGGAGGCGGCACGGGCCGCGCGGAGCGTTTCCGGCGGGAGGCCGAGCTGGCCGCCTCGCTCCATCATCCCAACGTCCTGGAGGTCCACGACTACGGCGAGGATGAGGCCCATGGCCCGTTCCTCGTCTGCGAGTGGGTGCGGGGCGAAGACCTCCGCGCACTGGCGGGAAGGCTCTCGCCGGCGCCGCCCGAGGCGGTGATGGTGTTGGGCTGGGAGCTCGCCCGGGCGCTGGCGGCGGCGCACGCACGCGGCATCGTCCACCGCGATGTGAAGCCCGACAACGTGCTGGTGGCGGAAGGCGGGCCGCTGAAGCTGGCGGACTTTGGACTCGCCGCGCTAGAGGACCAGGAGCGCCTCACGAGTACCGGGGCGGTGACGGGCTCGTTGCCATACATGGCGCCCGAGCGCATCGACACAGGCGCGTACTCCCCTGCCTCGGATGTGTACGCGGTGGGTGTCATCCTGTTCGAGCTGTGCTCGGGCACCACGCCGCACGCGGGCAAGGGCGCGGCGCATCTGGCCGCGTCAGTGATGACGAAGGATGCGCCACCGCTGACGGAGGTGGTGCCGGGCACGCCCGCGCCCTTGTCAGCGCTGGTCGCGCGGTGTCTGGCGAAGGATGCACGGGATAGACCGCGCGACGGGGCCGCGCTGGCGTTGGCGCTGGAGGAGCTGCTCCAACGAGAGGTCGGCCCGCCTGCCGACGTGGCGCGGGAGTTCTTGGGAGACCCGGTGGCCCGCGCCAATCGATGGCGCCGGGCGCGCTTCGAGCGGTTGCTGGAGGAGGGGCGCGGACTGCTGGCGCGCGGCGAGGGGGCGCGGGCCGCGAAGGTCCTCAACGCCGCGCTGTCGCTGGAGCCGACGTCCGCCGAGGTGGTGGCGCTGTTGCGTCAGCGGCCGAGGCGTTCCGCGTGGAGGGCTGGCGCCGTGGGCGCCGGGCTCGTGCTCTGCGCGACTGCGGGCTGGTGGATGAGGCCGGACCAGCGCGTCGAAGACGTGACGACACCGCGTGGCGCGGAGCCCTCGTCAGGGCAGGCCTCCCCCAGAACGGCATCCGTTGACGGCGCCTCCACGGGTGAACGCCTTCATGCGCCCACGCCCCCGGGCCAGGAGAGGCCTGCCTCGGGGACGGCCCCCGGCATGTTGGATGCTTCGCGGGAACCGGCGCCTTCGGCTGAAAGTGACACCACGAATCTGGCCGGGGCATTGGTACCGACAGAACGCGCGGCGGACGGTGCCAAGGCGAAGCCGGCTCGGCCATCCGTTTCGACAGGGCGTTCGGGGGGAATGGATTCGGCGAAGCGGGCCGTATCGCCCCTGCCGACAGGGCACTCGGCGGGAGCCGAGCCCACAGGGGCCGCGCGGCCCTTGGTGCCGGCGCCAGGGCCGGACGTGGAAACCACCCTCCCCGCGCGTCCCGCCCTGTTGAAGGTGACGGCGCGCCCATGGGCGGAGGTGTTCGTGAACGGCGAGAGCCACGGCTACACACCTCGAGTGCGTGAACTCTCGCTGTCAGCGGGGACCTACCGGCTGCGCTTCGTCAACCCGCTGTGCGACGAGGTCGAGCAGGAAGTGACGCTCGCGCCGGGGGAGACCGTGACGCGCGACGTGGTGTTGTCACCTCGCAAGGCAGAGGTGCTCATCCACGCTCCCGCCGGCGCGCGGCTCTTCGTGGACGGCCGGGAGGTGGGCATCGCGCCCCTGCCCGCTCCAGTGGTGGTCGAACATGGACGACACACGGTGACGGCACGCCGCGCGGGTGAACCGCCCTTGGTGCGAGAGGTGGACGTCGTCGCCGGCCGTCGTCTCGAAGTGGCGCTGGACGTGACGCCATGA
- a CDS encoding Dickkopf N-terminal cysteine-rich domain-containing protein has protein sequence MNLTETTMKHVVMGLFLALTVMGCGSTKDDDGEGPDGNPNEQSAGLCSASKACPSGQFCFNGLCAIGCQSNGDCAADQYCDLEDTGMAVSFCKNKKVPTCSSNSQCLSNQVCIEGLCSLAPPANPPSCNPNTSDFKDGCDTYAVCLDAADQGSQQPYCASFAPCPEDGVCPTGLGGAVCNDGYLPNKGRFCMQGLCSDNSNCPSAWSCVKPFSGAVLGFCSPGAFGFPCAENSHCKSGQCFSAPGVMGTCM, from the coding sequence ATGAACCTGACGGAGACGACGATGAAGCATGTGGTGATGGGATTGTTCCTGGCGCTGACGGTCATGGGCTGCGGCAGCACGAAGGACGATGACGGCGAGGGGCCCGACGGCAACCCCAACGAGCAGAGCGCGGGGCTGTGCAGCGCGAGCAAGGCATGTCCCTCCGGGCAGTTCTGCTTCAACGGCCTGTGTGCCATCGGCTGTCAGTCGAACGGGGACTGCGCGGCGGACCAGTACTGCGACCTCGAGGACACGGGCATGGCCGTCTCCTTTTGCAAGAACAAGAAGGTGCCGACCTGCAGCTCCAACAGCCAGTGCCTGAGCAACCAGGTCTGCATCGAGGGCCTGTGCAGCCTGGCGCCTCCGGCCAACCCGCCCTCGTGCAACCCGAACACCAGCGACTTCAAGGACGGCTGCGACACCTATGCGGTGTGCCTGGACGCAGCGGACCAGGGCTCGCAGCAGCCGTACTGCGCCAGCTTCGCGCCCTGCCCCGAGGATGGCGTGTGCCCCACGGGCCTGGGCGGCGCGGTGTGCAACGACGGCTACCTGCCCAACAAGGGCCGCTTCTGCATGCAGGGGCTCTGCAGTGACAACTCGAACTGCCCCTCGGCGTGGAGCTGCGTGAAGCCCTTCTCCGGCGCGGTCCTCGGGTTCTGCAGCCCGGGTGCCTTCGGCTTCCCGTGCGCGGAGAACAGCCACTGCAAGAGCGGCCAGTGCTTCAGCGCGCCGGGCGTCATGGGCACCTGCATGTAG
- a CDS encoding sigma 54-interacting transcriptional regulator, producing the protein MPQLLVLPDGRRLPLDKPVVSVGSDATCDAVLVAPGVKPSHALLFRDARGWSVSPAGKGCDIKVRGRRVDLAPLEPGDRFRVGTVELELIEAVESVASDAAEVAPRRQDGRLVAVLAELSSRLLVQRPPLELLEVAMRGLADVVGADVGFLVAADSREGPRRVLCSTGASPDAAVVDSLVDRVLTSGAPVRVADVEADAALARAPSMEALRLGSALVVPLRVEPVPLSVVYLGRRLGAPAFSAVALEEAMALSALTALLLSTRRELTELRAQVEGLTRRIEAATFEGLIGESPSMRALYRQVERLGPTPLNVLVTGETGTGKELVARALHRRSGRRGRLVAINCAALPESLIERELFGHARGAFTGAGTERAGLVEAADGGTLFLDEIGDMPLSLQTRLLRVVQEREVTRLGEHQPRKVDVRVVSATHVALEEAVRRGTFRADLRFRLEEVRVDVPPLRARGEDVLLIAHHVLAQEARKARGFTQKASEALRGHPFPGNVRELASRVRRAAVLATDELLRPEDLELGGDAAPMIPLEEAREAFVQRYVREAIARCGGSKKDAAAALGIGLRSLFRYLGEGD; encoded by the coding sequence ATGCCCCAGCTTCTGGTCCTCCCCGACGGCCGCCGTCTCCCTTTGGACAAGCCCGTCGTCTCCGTGGGCTCCGACGCCACCTGTGACGCCGTGCTCGTTGCCCCCGGCGTGAAGCCGAGCCACGCGCTGCTGTTCCGCGACGCGCGAGGTTGGAGCGTGTCCCCGGCGGGCAAGGGCTGTGACATCAAAGTGCGAGGGCGGCGCGTGGACCTGGCGCCCCTGGAGCCCGGGGACCGCTTCCGCGTGGGCACGGTGGAACTGGAGCTCATCGAAGCGGTGGAGTCCGTCGCGAGTGATGCGGCGGAGGTGGCCCCCCGGCGACAGGACGGCCGGCTGGTGGCGGTGCTGGCGGAGCTGTCCTCGCGGCTGCTGGTGCAACGCCCTCCCCTGGAGCTGCTGGAGGTGGCGATGCGGGGGCTCGCCGACGTGGTGGGCGCGGACGTGGGCTTCCTCGTCGCCGCGGACTCGCGGGAGGGACCTCGGCGCGTGCTGTGTTCCACGGGCGCCAGCCCCGACGCGGCGGTGGTGGACAGTCTGGTGGACCGGGTGCTGACCTCGGGTGCCCCGGTGCGGGTGGCCGACGTGGAGGCGGACGCGGCGCTGGCCCGGGCGCCCAGCATGGAAGCCCTGCGGCTGGGCTCCGCGCTGGTGGTGCCGCTGCGCGTGGAGCCGGTGCCGCTGTCCGTGGTGTACCTGGGACGGAGGTTGGGTGCTCCGGCCTTTTCAGCGGTGGCGCTGGAGGAGGCCATGGCGCTCTCCGCGCTGACGGCGCTGCTCCTGTCGACCCGGCGCGAATTGACGGAGCTGCGCGCGCAGGTGGAGGGCCTCACCCGCCGAATCGAAGCCGCGACGTTCGAAGGGCTCATCGGCGAATCCCCTTCGATGCGCGCCCTATACCGGCAGGTGGAGCGACTGGGGCCCACGCCGCTCAACGTCCTCGTCACAGGCGAGACAGGCACGGGCAAGGAGCTGGTGGCGCGGGCACTCCACCGGCGCAGTGGCCGGCGCGGCCGGCTGGTGGCCATCAACTGCGCGGCGCTGCCGGAGAGCCTCATCGAGCGCGAACTGTTCGGCCATGCGCGTGGCGCGTTCACCGGCGCGGGCACGGAGCGGGCGGGACTGGTGGAAGCGGCCGACGGTGGCACCCTCTTCCTGGATGAGATTGGGGACATGCCGCTGTCGCTCCAGACGCGTTTGCTGCGTGTGGTGCAGGAGCGCGAGGTCACCCGCCTGGGCGAACACCAGCCGCGCAAGGTGGACGTGCGCGTGGTGTCCGCGACCCATGTGGCCCTGGAGGAGGCGGTGCGGCGGGGCACCTTCCGCGCGGACCTGCGCTTCCGGCTGGAAGAGGTGCGTGTCGACGTGCCGCCGCTGAGAGCGCGTGGTGAGGACGTGCTGCTCATCGCCCACCATGTGCTGGCGCAAGAGGCGCGCAAGGCGCGAGGCTTCACGCAGAAGGCCTCGGAGGCGCTGCGGGGGCACCCCTTCCCTGGCAACGTGCGAGAGCTGGCGTCGCGCGTGCGCCGCGCGGCGGTGTTGGCGACGGACGAGTTGTTGCGCCCCGAGGACCTGGAGCTGGGCGGCGACGCAGCGCCCATGATTCCCCTGGAGGAGGCGCGGGAGGCGTTCGTCCAGCGCTACGTGCGGGAGGCCATCGCCCGCTGCGGCGGCAGTAAGAAGGACGCGGCGGCGGCGCTGGGCATCGGTCTTCGCTCGCTGTTTCGCTACCTCGGCGAAGGGGACTGA